A single window of Granulicella mallensis MP5ACTX8 DNA harbors:
- a CDS encoding sensor histidine kinase, whose product MVFRFALVVVCLGAWCALPARPQVRPESTQALPAQQQFEYTRTLWRISDGLPEDTVQAIVESSEGVLWIGTTGGLTRFDGSHMEVTARAQPLLANSIFTLTFGRDGSLWAGTEGGGLLRLRNGAVKAYSFSEGLTDGFVRKVFEDSRGRLWVGTDDGLFVMDAASTGERLRRVDVGAIVPQAVHSITEDKTGRIWVGGSRLTAFDPDGTEREFVLPGVYSQNRVKSVLETRDGRLWVGTVGGLQYLEKGKFHTVAGIRATVRTLLESSDGTLWIGTIGNGVWTLHPGSSDTLRRISGQGLLPSETVLYLFEDDQRQIWIGTQAGLVRLNKTPVRVVALPESGDPDFGTISGDEHGDVWVAAQNLYLIRKNVARRVTYGGLTNIKVRNVYRARDGALWIGTDGSGAYRVDGDEVRHYTAPAELTNNFIRGFLESRDGAMWIATDEGVSRIGTEGAKKFTEANGLAFFSTRSLLQDSGGSLWIGTDHGLSRWKNGRFEQDAATAALAQDQVWSILEDRSGALWFGTRDHGLFRYRAGPGTGKGSLQQFTASEGLPSNSVYQVLQDRTGRFWVTGPNTIASVAETEMERAASAAQPLSVQTYRMPFGADGAQMYGGRQPAGYLAPDDSVWFPTSRGAAHLARVETAAEPAPRASVDGVIEDGQSVAPNGPLKVAANVVRLSFAFTVVSLRPQDGVRFRYKLEGFDPSWNTAGVNREATYTNLRAGSYRFRVRAFNTANPESVSEFDLVLVKAQVFYETWWFYALCGVIVLAVAWSLYQVRVRGMRTRFAAVLEERSRLAREMHDTVIQGCAGISALLEAMASTQELKAGSEQGATKDGLLEVARVQARTTIDEARQAIWNMRHEPEKDVDLIAALKGVAAQTTRESEAGESRTVVVFEHDVERMAVGASVAHEILMTVREAVYNSVQHSRSGRVELQLKMRGEELVISIADKGCGFATDRENVVAEGHYGIVGMRERVQRLGGRMELTSARGVGTRVQLRLRVRGDSR is encoded by the coding sequence ATGGTGTTTCGGTTTGCGCTGGTGGTGGTTTGTCTGGGGGCATGGTGTGCTCTGCCGGCGCGGCCACAGGTAAGGCCTGAGTCAACGCAGGCGCTGCCTGCGCAGCAGCAGTTTGAGTACACGCGGACACTTTGGCGGATCAGCGATGGACTGCCGGAGGACACGGTGCAGGCGATCGTGGAGTCCAGTGAAGGTGTCCTGTGGATTGGGACGACAGGTGGGCTGACGCGCTTCGATGGGTCCCATATGGAGGTGACGGCGCGGGCACAGCCGTTACTCGCGAACAGCATCTTTACGCTTACCTTCGGCAGGGATGGAAGCCTATGGGCCGGAACTGAGGGCGGTGGCCTGCTGCGTCTGCGGAATGGAGCGGTAAAGGCCTACTCCTTCTCTGAAGGCCTGACGGACGGATTTGTGCGCAAGGTCTTTGAAGACAGCCGCGGAAGATTGTGGGTGGGAACCGATGATGGATTGTTCGTGATGGATGCGGCCTCGACAGGTGAGAGGTTGCGGCGAGTGGATGTGGGAGCGATTGTGCCACAGGCGGTGCATTCGATTACGGAGGACAAGACAGGCAGGATCTGGGTGGGAGGATCGAGACTTACGGCGTTCGATCCCGATGGGACGGAACGAGAGTTTGTGCTTCCCGGAGTGTATAGCCAGAATCGCGTGAAGAGTGTGCTTGAGACACGTGATGGCAGGCTGTGGGTGGGAACGGTGGGAGGATTGCAATATCTGGAGAAAGGGAAGTTCCATACAGTAGCGGGAATTCGAGCGACGGTGCGGACGCTGCTCGAGTCAAGCGATGGGACGCTATGGATTGGCACGATTGGCAATGGCGTGTGGACGTTACATCCGGGATCCAGCGACACACTGCGGCGAATCAGTGGGCAGGGACTGCTGCCGAGCGAAACGGTGTTGTATCTGTTTGAAGACGATCAGCGGCAGATATGGATTGGGACGCAGGCAGGGTTGGTGAGATTGAACAAGACTCCCGTGCGTGTGGTTGCGCTGCCGGAGAGCGGCGATCCGGATTTTGGAACAATCTCGGGAGATGAGCACGGCGACGTTTGGGTGGCGGCGCAGAATCTGTATCTGATTCGCAAGAACGTGGCGCGGCGTGTGACCTATGGTGGGCTGACCAATATCAAGGTGCGGAATGTGTATCGGGCGCGGGATGGGGCTCTGTGGATTGGCACGGATGGGAGTGGTGCGTATCGCGTAGACGGAGATGAGGTGCGGCACTATACGGCTCCGGCAGAGTTGACGAACAACTTCATACGCGGGTTCCTGGAGAGTCGTGATGGTGCGATGTGGATTGCGACGGATGAGGGCGTGAGCCGGATCGGCACGGAGGGGGCGAAGAAATTTACCGAAGCGAATGGGCTGGCGTTCTTCAGCACGCGAAGCCTGTTGCAGGACAGCGGAGGAAGCTTGTGGATCGGGACCGATCATGGATTGAGCCGGTGGAAGAACGGGCGGTTCGAGCAGGATGCGGCGACAGCGGCGTTGGCACAGGACCAGGTGTGGTCGATCCTGGAGGACCGCAGCGGCGCGCTGTGGTTTGGGACGAGAGATCACGGATTGTTCCGGTATCGCGCGGGACCGGGTACTGGTAAAGGCAGTCTGCAACAGTTCACGGCTTCGGAGGGATTGCCGTCGAATAGCGTGTACCAGGTGCTGCAGGACCGCACGGGAAGGTTTTGGGTGACAGGCCCGAACACGATCGCGTCGGTAGCGGAGACAGAGATGGAAAGGGCTGCGAGCGCGGCGCAGCCCTTGAGTGTGCAGACGTACAGGATGCCGTTTGGAGCGGATGGAGCGCAGATGTATGGCGGCCGGCAGCCGGCAGGGTATCTGGCTCCGGATGATAGCGTGTGGTTTCCGACAAGCCGGGGGGCGGCCCATCTGGCGAGAGTGGAGACGGCGGCGGAACCAGCTCCGAGAGCTTCTGTGGATGGGGTCATCGAGGATGGACAGAGTGTTGCGCCCAATGGCCCGCTGAAGGTTGCGGCAAATGTGGTGCGGCTGAGCTTCGCGTTTACGGTGGTCTCGTTGCGGCCGCAGGATGGGGTGCGGTTTCGCTACAAGCTGGAGGGTTTCGATCCGAGTTGGAATACCGCGGGGGTGAACCGGGAAGCGACCTATACAAATCTGCGCGCAGGGAGTTACAGATTTAGAGTGCGGGCGTTCAACACGGCGAATCCGGAGAGTGTGAGCGAGTTCGATCTGGTGCTGGTGAAGGCCCAGGTGTTTTACGAGACGTGGTGGTTCTATGCCTTGTGCGGTGTGATCGTGTTAGCGGTTGCGTGGAGCCTGTACCAGGTGCGTGTGCGCGGGATGCGGACACGGTTTGCGGCGGTGCTGGAGGAGCGGAGCCGTCTGGCGCGGGAGATGCATGACACGGTGATTCAGGGATGCGCGGGGATCTCGGCGCTATTGGAAGCGATGGCGAGTACACAGGAGCTGAAGGCAGGCAGTGAGCAGGGTGCAACGAAGGACGGCTTGCTGGAGGTTGCGCGGGTGCAGGCTCGGACGACGATCGATGAGGCTCGGCAGGCGATCTGGAATATGCGGCATGAGCCGGAGAAGGACGTGGATTTGATTGCGGCCCTGAAAGGGGTGGCAGCGCAGACAACGAGAGAGTCTGAGGCTGGAGAGTCAAGGACGGTGGTGGTCTTTGAGCATGATGTGGAGCGCATGGCAGTTGGGGCATCGGTAGCGCATGAGATCTTGATGACGGTGCGGGAGGCGGTCTACAACTCGGTCCAGCATAGCCGGAGCGGAAGGGTGGAGCTGCAGTTGAAGATGCGCGGTGAAGAGCTGGTGATCAGCATCGCGGATAAAGGATGCGGATTTGCAACGGATAGAGAGAATGTTGTGGCAGAGGGGCATTACGGGATTGTGGGGATGCGGGAACGTGTGCAGCGGCTGGGGGGACGGATGGAGTTAACAAGTGCGCGAGGAGTTGGGACTCGGGTGCAGTTGCGACTTAGAGTGAGAGGGGACAGCAGATGA
- a CDS encoding response regulator, which yields MSADGELKKIRVLIVDDHPIMRVGVAAILSAQPDLQVVAQAGTAAEAVRLFAAERPDLTLMDLRLPDKSGVEAIRAIRAISPKARIVALTTYEGDEDIHQALEAGAQGYLIKGMPHDALVKALYRVHAGHRFLPQVVSQALSSRVPGSHLSQREQEVLQLLFAGKSNREIAEELAIKEATVKSHVSVILMRLNVSDRTQAVVEGLKRGLVHL from the coding sequence ATGAGTGCAGATGGGGAACTGAAAAAGATACGGGTTTTGATTGTGGATGATCATCCGATCATGCGTGTGGGGGTTGCTGCGATCTTATCTGCGCAGCCAGACCTGCAAGTCGTGGCGCAGGCGGGGACCGCCGCTGAGGCAGTGCGGCTGTTTGCAGCGGAGAGACCGGATCTGACGCTGATGGATTTGCGCCTTCCGGACAAGAGTGGTGTGGAGGCGATACGAGCGATACGGGCGATATCCCCGAAGGCACGGATCGTGGCTCTGACGACGTATGAGGGCGATGAGGATATTCATCAGGCACTGGAGGCCGGAGCTCAGGGGTATCTGATCAAGGGCATGCCGCATGATGCGCTGGTGAAGGCGCTGTACAGGGTTCATGCGGGGCATCGGTTTCTGCCGCAGGTGGTGAGCCAGGCACTGTCGTCGCGTGTGCCGGGATCGCACTTGAGCCAGCGCGAGCAGGAGGTGCTGCAGTTGCTGTTTGCGGGAAAGAGCAATCGCGAGATCGCAGAGGAGTTGGCGATCAAAGAGGCGACGGTAAAGTCGCATGTGAGCGTGATCCTGATGAGGCTGAACGTGAGCGACCGGACGCAGGCTGTCGTGGAAGGCCTGAAGCGGGGGTTGGTGCATCTGTAG
- a CDS encoding RICIN domain-containing protein — protein sequence MIRPRIGLAICLLGLFCAPLVRAQIVQPPEPVDPNPINGETYYLINRASGLQMDLNSNSVTAGDKILQETRSFSSLSQRWAFSKMPDGNWKFSNIENNLCLDSSSAGGSVLTVQNPCTVNTPSQEWTFTYVNNGYNTITNVATGNVLDSVGESTSVGAQLNQTPLSGTPTVNQQWLFRAAYWRGNDMSTAEVEEYDRSTPAENTGNLPWWHDAYLPGQDMLQIFKNAGLNSIRIRPASISTTYQYGSLTYSMSTGPYTKYTLATGTSTTFPINKTSQVFALTNPGFGAVESDWSGVDLAVRAKKLGMSVFLTLFYDGNGGNNPGNWLNQPLASLEGSPENPNGGNGQYLVYNYVKQLLEFYRAAGAMPDMVALGNEANLGLFTNLDGSNYTPNGPTMSAAATAFQLAGLQAVADAATDTSNPVLGSPVAVPLRCVDIDGTPALDTFFKGPKTANLPIDVACQSYYPGWDGAMTQAQFSYAPHGDTNNSFKNPQNVEETTMNAEIADPNAGYPVFTAEDGVAYTNVGGDTPLDDYYGSQLNITPNPASRGFERQYYIDLETVQHNATNHMGMGMDCWACESTPMSGDFYSGTGNGNPGQYWLSAQLGLFDNSTSTVAGSGPGEAALDNATLPAMMGLGGKTDPTLNYMLVSAVNGNILETALASTAPKASLDVATYTGIVSQNQQWQILAQGADVEQYGGPAYNGTNGSNGTILMNNLGDGYFQIVNGNQAGGINVLDNGGITTANSPVMQNSETADVTAITGTNASQEWDIMSVGNCGDIPANCTNPPLTATGDYYMIVNKNSGLVLALAGSAIQQQTPASPSNGDWMVPANQGQLWKIIPVHISATSTPAILAFASAPPMSVPVGGNLGTINVNVQNTAGALIGSPSETVTLTVTGPSGFTQNAASSAGVASFNLSGAPLNVPGVYSLSASSPNLVSAMASFSVVVAPTSITTTSLPSGTVGATYSAPLAATGGVPPYTWSIPSGLPPGLTLNAGTGVISGTPTQAGTDNFTVQLSDSESTPSTASANLSIVIAPAPTPTITASSTTVTISAPGGSGSTMLTVVNFANSAITFTCSGLPAGASCNPGALSSSNTATLQITTTAASTALVSPAKSGTAQTMYALALPGLLAIGGLFATRKRQWQRLFLLLLLLSAGMMMTACNGSNNSGNSGGGTSGTPAGTSTVTVTATDGGQTATLPITLVVQ from the coding sequence ATGATCAGACCGCGGATTGGTCTTGCGATATGCCTCCTCGGTCTTTTCTGTGCGCCTCTCGTTCGAGCCCAGATCGTTCAACCACCGGAACCAGTTGATCCAAACCCGATCAATGGCGAAACCTATTACCTCATCAATCGAGCCTCCGGCTTGCAGATGGATCTCAACAGCAATTCCGTGACGGCTGGCGACAAGATACTTCAGGAGACAAGAAGCTTCTCGAGCCTGAGCCAGAGGTGGGCCTTCTCCAAGATGCCCGATGGCAACTGGAAATTCAGCAATATCGAGAACAATCTCTGCCTGGACAGCTCCTCTGCCGGCGGCTCCGTCTTAACAGTGCAGAATCCTTGCACCGTCAACACACCGTCACAGGAGTGGACCTTCACGTATGTGAACAATGGCTACAACACGATTACCAACGTCGCTACCGGCAATGTGCTGGATAGCGTCGGTGAGTCCACCTCCGTCGGAGCGCAGCTCAATCAAACTCCACTCTCCGGTACTCCCACCGTCAATCAGCAATGGCTGTTCCGCGCTGCATACTGGCGCGGAAATGACATGTCTACCGCTGAAGTGGAAGAGTACGACCGCTCCACACCGGCTGAGAATACCGGGAACCTTCCCTGGTGGCACGATGCCTATCTTCCCGGACAGGACATGCTGCAAATCTTCAAGAACGCAGGGTTGAACTCCATCCGCATCCGTCCAGCTTCGATCAGCACGACGTACCAGTACGGAAGCCTCACCTACTCGATGTCAACCGGTCCCTATACCAAATACACCCTCGCCACCGGCACCTCGACAACCTTCCCGATTAACAAGACAAGCCAGGTATTTGCGCTAACGAATCCGGGATTTGGCGCCGTCGAGTCAGACTGGTCGGGTGTTGATCTGGCTGTGCGTGCGAAGAAACTTGGAATGTCGGTCTTCCTCACTCTCTTCTACGATGGCAACGGTGGCAACAATCCTGGCAATTGGCTGAATCAGCCTCTCGCCTCGCTGGAAGGCTCTCCTGAGAATCCGAACGGAGGCAACGGCCAATACCTCGTCTACAACTACGTCAAGCAGTTGCTCGAGTTCTATCGCGCAGCCGGTGCTATGCCGGACATGGTTGCCCTGGGCAATGAAGCCAATCTCGGCTTGTTCACCAATCTGGACGGCAGCAACTACACGCCAAACGGGCCTACCATGTCAGCCGCAGCCACCGCTTTCCAACTGGCGGGATTGCAGGCCGTTGCCGATGCCGCAACGGACACCTCAAATCCGGTTCTTGGATCGCCCGTGGCGGTGCCCCTCCGCTGCGTCGACATTGACGGCACTCCGGCCCTGGACACATTTTTCAAAGGACCGAAGACGGCCAACCTTCCCATCGATGTTGCTTGCCAGAGCTACTATCCCGGCTGGGACGGCGCTATGACTCAGGCACAGTTCAGCTACGCGCCTCACGGCGACACAAACAACAGCTTCAAGAATCCCCAGAACGTTGAAGAGACAACGATGAACGCCGAAATAGCGGACCCCAACGCCGGATACCCTGTATTCACCGCAGAGGATGGCGTGGCGTACACCAATGTCGGCGGTGACACTCCGCTGGACGATTACTACGGGAGCCAGTTGAATATCACGCCTAATCCTGCGAGCCGGGGATTCGAGCGTCAATACTATATCGACCTCGAGACCGTGCAGCATAACGCTACCAATCACATGGGCATGGGCATGGACTGCTGGGCTTGCGAGTCAACGCCCATGAGCGGGGATTTCTACTCTGGTACAGGCAACGGTAACCCCGGCCAGTACTGGCTTAGCGCCCAGCTTGGTCTCTTCGATAACTCGACTTCGACGGTGGCCGGCAGTGGGCCCGGTGAAGCGGCTCTCGACAATGCCACGTTGCCGGCAATGATGGGACTGGGCGGCAAAACAGACCCCACGCTTAACTACATGCTGGTGAGTGCGGTCAACGGAAACATTCTGGAGACAGCGCTGGCATCGACGGCTCCCAAGGCATCGCTCGATGTGGCTACCTATACCGGAATCGTGAGCCAGAATCAGCAATGGCAGATTCTCGCCCAGGGCGCCGATGTCGAACAGTACGGCGGGCCTGCATACAACGGCACGAACGGGTCGAACGGCACCATCCTGATGAACAACCTGGGCGATGGTTATTTCCAGATTGTCAACGGAAACCAGGCAGGAGGAATCAACGTCCTCGACAACGGCGGTATCACTACCGCCAACAGCCCTGTGATGCAGAACTCTGAAACGGCGGACGTGACCGCGATCACCGGCACAAATGCCAGCCAGGAGTGGGACATCATGTCGGTCGGAAACTGCGGCGACATACCGGCCAACTGCACAAATCCTCCCCTGACAGCGACCGGGGATTACTACATGATCGTCAACAAAAACAGTGGTCTCGTCCTTGCCTTGGCAGGGTCCGCGATCCAGCAACAGACGCCCGCCTCCCCCTCCAACGGCGATTGGATGGTGCCCGCGAACCAGGGACAACTCTGGAAGATTATCCCCGTCCATATCAGCGCAACAAGCACCCCGGCAATTCTGGCGTTTGCCTCCGCACCACCCATGTCTGTTCCTGTCGGAGGCAACCTCGGTACGATCAATGTCAACGTGCAGAATACGGCCGGGGCGCTCATTGGCTCTCCGTCGGAAACAGTGACGCTGACTGTTACAGGCCCTTCAGGGTTCACCCAGAATGCTGCAAGCTCCGCAGGTGTAGCCAGCTTCAACCTGAGCGGTGCTCCTCTGAACGTACCCGGTGTTTATTCCCTCTCGGCCAGCAGTCCTAATCTGGTTAGCGCCATGGCCTCCTTCTCGGTGGTCGTGGCTCCCACATCGATCACTACGACCAGTCTGCCGAGTGGCACGGTGGGGGCAACCTACTCAGCCCCACTCGCAGCCACTGGCGGCGTTCCGCCGTACACCTGGAGTATCCCCAGCGGCCTTCCGCCCGGGCTGACTCTCAATGCCGGTACGGGCGTCATCTCGGGTACTCCGACGCAGGCCGGCACGGACAACTTCACGGTGCAGCTCTCCGACTCTGAGAGCACACCCTCAACCGCATCGGCAAACCTCTCTATTGTGATCGCTCCCGCTCCGACACCCACGATCACGGCAAGCTCAACCACTGTGACCATCTCTGCGCCGGGTGGCTCTGGTTCAACCATGCTGACCGTGGTGAACTTTGCCAACAGCGCTATTACTTTCACCTGCTCCGGTCTACCGGCGGGAGCCTCCTGCAACCCCGGTGCTCTAAGCAGTTCCAATACAGCGACCCTTCAGATCACCACAACCGCGGCCAGCACGGCTCTGGTGTCACCGGCAAAGAGTGGTACGGCGCAAACGATGTATGCTCTGGCGCTACCCGGCCTGTTGGCGATCGGTGGATTGTTCGCCACGAGAAAGCGGCAATGGCAACGATTATTTCTGCTATTGTTGCTGCTCTCCGCTGGCATGATGATGACCGCATGCAATGGAAGTAACAACAGCGGCAATAGTGGAGGCGGCACCAGCGGGACTCCTGCGGGTACCAGCACCGTCACCGTAACTGCCACGGATGGCGGCCAGACAGCAACTCTCCCGATCACTCTAGTTGTACAGTAG
- a CDS encoding alpha/beta fold hydrolase, with protein MRHLLSLTVFSLASLVAAQALSAQTPAASAYKGVQGVYTAKDFHFGTGETIPELNLHYLTLGSPHRNSAGLVDNAVLLLHGTGGDEHTLFAPQFSTVLFGPGQPLDITKYFLIFPDDIGQGGSSKPSDGLHMRFPHYDYDDMVRSQHQMLLEGLHVDHLRLILGTSMGCMQSFVWGETYPDFMDALMPLACNAVALAGRNRMTRYMAIENIERDPNWKGGEYTSEPVEGLRSANEMLLIMGSAPLQMQKLYPTRVAAEGYVDKYLARVVASTDANNMIYYINASRNYDPSANLKKIKVPVMWINSADDFINPPELGIAQKQVQEMPHAKFVLIPISDATRGHGTHTSAAIWKDYLVELLAESEPKH; from the coding sequence GTGCGCCACCTTCTCTCACTCACAGTCTTCAGTCTCGCCTCGCTTGTCGCTGCGCAGGCCCTATCTGCTCAAACACCTGCTGCCTCAGCCTATAAAGGCGTGCAGGGCGTGTATACGGCGAAGGACTTTCACTTTGGTACTGGTGAGACAATTCCTGAGCTCAACCTGCACTATCTCACTCTGGGATCACCGCATCGAAATAGCGCAGGACTCGTGGACAACGCAGTCCTCCTGCTTCACGGCACCGGCGGCGACGAGCACACGCTCTTTGCGCCGCAGTTCTCCACGGTCCTCTTTGGGCCCGGTCAGCCGCTGGACATCACGAAGTACTTCCTGATCTTTCCGGATGACATCGGACAAGGCGGCTCCTCCAAGCCGTCCGATGGACTGCACATGCGGTTTCCGCACTATGACTACGACGACATGGTTCGCTCACAGCACCAGATGCTGCTGGAAGGTTTGCACGTTGACCACCTTCGGCTGATTCTTGGCACGTCAATGGGCTGCATGCAGAGCTTTGTGTGGGGCGAGACCTATCCTGACTTCATGGATGCCTTGATGCCGCTGGCGTGTAATGCGGTCGCACTTGCCGGGCGGAATCGGATGACGCGCTATATGGCGATTGAGAATATCGAGCGGGATCCAAACTGGAAAGGGGGCGAGTACACGAGTGAGCCCGTCGAAGGCCTGCGCAGTGCAAACGAGATGTTGCTGATCATGGGATCCGCGCCGCTGCAGATGCAGAAGCTCTACCCAACACGCGTGGCTGCGGAGGGTTATGTCGACAAGTACCTGGCGCGCGTGGTCGCTTCAACCGATGCGAACAACATGATCTATTACATCAACGCCTCGAGGAACTACGATCCGAGTGCGAACCTGAAAAAGATCAAGGTGCCTGTGATGTGGATCAACTCCGCGGATGACTTCATCAACCCGCCGGAGCTTGGCATCGCGCAGAAACAGGTGCAGGAGATGCCACACGCAAAGTTCGTGTTGATTCCCATCTCCGATGCGACGCGCGGCCATGGCACACATACATCGGCTGCTATCTGGAAGGACTACCTTGTGGAGTTGCTGGCTGAGTCGGAGCCGAAGCACTAA